The [Eubacterium] eligens ATCC 27750 genome segment CAGTTGATGGCTGATACACAGAATGACCTCGACGCTGTTAATAAACAGCTTGAAGAATTAAGAAATAAACAGAGCGAACTCAATGCATCTTACGGGGAGCTTAACGAGAAGCTGTCTGCTTCCGGAGAGAAGCTGTCTTCTATTGAGGATGCAGTTAATGCGAAGCAGTCTGAGATTGATGCTACCAATATCCAGGTTGCTGATATGCAGGCAGAGATTGACCAACAGTACGCCGCCATGAAACTTCGTATTCAGTTTATGTATGAGAATAATAATACTACTATCCTGTCAACGCTTCTGTCGGCTGAAAGCCTTTCTGACCTTTTATCCAAGTCAGAATATATCCAGCAGATTTCTAATTATGACCACCAGAAGATGCAGGAATTAAGTAACCTTCTGGCTTCTCTTAAAGAAACTCAGGCAAAGCTTGAAGAAGAGATGACCGAACTTGTCACTCTTAAAGATGATGCAGCCCGCGAAGCTGATAATTTTGCTGTGCTTCTCTCACAATGCCAGACAGAGCTTGACACTACAAGTGACAGCATTACTGATGCAGAGGCACTTGCGCTTGAATACGAAAAGCAGATTGAACAGGAAATGTTAGAGCGTCAGCGCCGT includes the following:
- a CDS encoding cell wall hydrolase, with the translated sequence MKHFIRLRLKNLTAIGLSLCMAATFAVPFFAYPDQLMADTQNDLDAVNKQLEELRNKQSELNASYGELNEKLSASGEKLSSIEDAVNAKQSEIDATNIQVADMQAEIDQQYAAMKLRIQFMYENNNTTILSTLLSAESLSDLLSKSEYIQQISNYDHQKMQELSNLLASLKETQAKLEEEMTELVTLKDDAAREADNFAVLLSQCQTELDTTSDSITDAEALALEYEKQIEQEMLERQRREMEALEAAKKAQEEADKVNNAGNTGNNSSSGSAMVDQNALNNVLKNHTAEDVAMLAAIIECEAGNQSYEGKCAVGSVVINRVADPRFANSISGVIYAPYQFSPVASGRFAIVLARGANAACTQAAVDVLNGYININALYFHVYDSSVDVGGTVIGDHVFY